The following are encoded together in the Theileria orientalis strain Shintoku DNA, chromosome 1, complete genome genome:
- a CDS encoding phosphatidylglycerophosphate synthase translates to MESDFVLEYFTESTNIKFLYDPKSYYNQLCTMIKNAKEKVVISCLYIGTLPLEQDFVNNIVYAKKNNPDLIVELLLDKNRSLRRENTGNCILDLIKPLLMLKNVKVGLYHSPLCDALLNRVLRPPLSEVLGTLHMKIYVADSVTVISGANCSTPYFTTRMDRYMVVDDLLFSNVMHTVVSTLATMAFRATPSMGFEWVSDLANPLDDYLLFKKQIYIRLLTMIKMCNEALEPLLMEKLEHNMELESKRSRGFRFLNKLTRRKSTGSKSSSTYGLNFSAQNSERNAETARSINSVSQESARSVFTGGKKENDRRNSIGIASVNEEPNSVRSVNTGTSIVLRSVAGTNASLSKQNSMERTATLDSTKEQEEASEALVRHTLSGDYLLMPHVYSERYNSMKGSYSSRLGATKYSVLSSSRNTVSSEYCEACENYNQASPNRVYSIKMSSDSGNATVGEGESDTVCEELGCPLYKLNRKYPPMEGFTRFMIFFQLGFSEPPFRQDEMLCKDLMIKYRKSGHSIVLATSYLNFTDDYSDLCSYLLRCNSTEKGSFYVVTSSPSSNDFNNCTDSKRLIPRLYCIYQSRMMNHVMEKLQKMNENDEKPEDNFENKFYYEYQNPGYTFHHKGIWMFQGDIPENPKELTFGDFKKRINGPCTMLIGSSNISRRSQNKDLEMTVIVETTSVNVLDQIKFEVYDLFKNSTCVPKSTMSERSSLFHRILAFLLRQYF, encoded by the coding sequence ATGGAAAGCGATTTTGTGTTAGAATATTTCACAGAATCGACGAATATAAAGTTCCTTTATGACCCTAAGTCATACTATAATCAACTCTGTACTATGATTAAAAATGCAAAAGAGAAGGTTGTGATATCCTGCCTTTACATAGGAACCTTACCATTGGAGCAagattttgtaaataatatagttTACGCAAAAAAAAATAACCCAGATTTAATAGTAGAGTTATTGTtggataaaaatagatCTCTAAGAAGAGAAAATACAGGAAATTGTATattagatttaataaaaccACTGCttatgttaaaaaatgtaaaagtAGGATTGTATCACTCACCGCTGTGTGACGCATTGTTGAATAGAGTGCTGAGGCCACCGTTGTCGGAGGTGTTAGGAACACTGCACATGAAGATATACGTGGCGGACAGCGTGACAGTAATCAGCGGAGCAAACTGCTCAACACCGTATTTCACAACGAGAATGGACAGGTACATGGTGGTGGACGACCTGTTGTTCTCAAACGTGATGCACACAGTAGTCTCGACGTTGGCGACGATGGCATTTAGAGCGACGCCGTCAATGGGATTCGAGTGGGTGTCGGACCTGGCGAACCCGTTGGACGACTACCTGCTCTTCAAGAAGCAAATATACATACGCCTGCTGACAATGATAAAGATGTGCAACGAAGCGCTGGAGCCACTGCTGATGGAAAAACTGGAGCACAACATGGAGCTGGAGTCAAAGAGGTCGAGAGGATTTAGATTCCTGAATAAGCTGACGAGAAGAAAGTCGACAGGTAGTAAGTCGTCTTCAACCTACGGGTTGAACTTCTCAGCACAAAATTCAGAAAGGAACGCGGAAACCGCAAGGTCGATAAACAGCGTGTCACAAGAAAGCGCAAGGAGCGTGTTCACAGGGGGgaagaaggaaaatgaTCGGCGAAACAGCATAGGGATCGCCTCAGTAAACGAAGAGCCTAATAGCGTGAGGTCAGTGAACACGGGGACGAGCATAGTGCTGAGAAGCGTAGCAGGAACAAACGCAAGTCTGAGTAAGCAGAACAGCATGGAAAGAACAGCGACCCTGGACTCGACGAAAGAACAGGAAGAGGCCTCGGAGGCGCTGGTGAGACACACGCTGAGCGGAGACTACCTGCTGATGCCACACGTGTACTCAGAAAGATACAACAGCATGAAGGGAAGCTACAGCAGCAGACTAGGAGCAACCAAGTACTCAGTGCTGAGCAGCAGCAGAAACACAGTGTCAAGCGAGTACTGCGAAGCGTGCGAAAACTACAACCAGGCGTCGCCGAACAGAGTGTACAGCATAAAGATGAGCTCAGACTCGGGAAACGCGACCGTGGGCGAAGGAGAAAGCGATACGGTATGCGAAGAGCTGGGATGCCCCCTGTACAAGCTTAACAGAAAGTACCCGCCGATGGAAGGATTCACGAGGTTCATGATCTTCTTCCAGCTGGGATTCTCAGAGCCGCCCTTTAGACAGGACGAGATGCTGTGCAAGGACCTGATGATCAAGTACAGAAAGTCGGGACACTCAATAGTGCTGGCGACATCATACCTTAACTTCACGGACGACTACTCAGACCTGTGctcgtacctgctgaggtGCAACAGCACGGAAAAAGGCTCGTTCTACGTGGTGACGTCCTCGCCGTCGTCAAACGACTTCAACAACTGCACGGATTCGAAGAGACTGATACCGAGACTGTACTGCATATACCAGAGCAGAATGATGAACCACGTGATGGAAAAGTTGCAAAAAATGAACGAAAACGATGAGAAGCCTGAGGATAACTTCGAGAACAAGTTCTACTACGAGTACCAGAACCCAGGCTACACGTTCCACCACAAGGGGATCTGGATGTTCCAAGGAGACATCCCGGAAAACCCGAAGGAGCTGACCTTCGGAGACTTCAAGAAGAGAATCAACGGGCCGTGCACAATGCTGATAGGAAGCTCGAACATCTCGAGAAGGTCGCAGAACAAGGACCTGGAAATGACAGTTATCGTGGAGACGACGTCGGTGAACGTGCTGGACCAAATCAAGTTTGAGGTGTACGACCTCTTCAAAAACTCGACCTGCGTGCCGAAGTCGACAATGTCGGAGAGGTCGAGCCTGTTCCATCGCATCCTGGCGTTCCTGCTACGCCAATACTTCTAG
- a CDS encoding DEAD-box family helicase yields the protein MDNPGEIYNFNEHEVKRKIKKVLVNKENIFKKGLKHVEEYMINNMSMMMGNNNEQLRRMGLENIKVETEFFYKLGGSYEDMGDQVEEVNRKIEALQGELSELHMKMGKSQLTKQNEPSMLYAYVSQTLNIKDKTLEYEDILQEMKDFQDLVNDEHREKRRLFKNLIMGTSKQMLKVEQEYQKNDAERMKQVLQLYKNVSSMMDLFWKKIEKFAWEHLKKDLQQELIKKKKQNLDKFIQDAIKVSINDQERYIFDKKIKGTGGERKGTTAQSGQSSSSTKVGIDKNVAATSSSKTKTNEDEEELVEDEYVFDKDEEKMELDDLKLEDEMDSDKEENELDDLQKDLEMPLEELLKMYKQQSNGDFDDEYEEEFSDYTEDQTPDDNDDEMHKDNQESPVEPAEQDAVVEPDQEHESPVEVDQDHEELVEDEYVFDKDEEKMELDDLKLEDEMDSDKEENELDDLQKDLEMPLEELLKMYKQQSNGDFDDEYEEEFSDYTEDQTPDDNDDEMQQDDQESVTRQEDDNGLSEVSEDDLSDMTSKENTDSKDGTEGGEVKVPFLIKAVLRPYQKEGLGWLVSLYERGINGILADEMGLGKTLQTISLLAYLACYKENWGPHIIIVPTSILLNWVMEFNRFCPGFKVLAYYGTPAERARRRSGWNRPHSFNVLVSSYSIVVQDAYVLKRRAWEYMILDEAQNIKNFNSKRWQTLLTFNTKYRLLLTGTPLQNSLQELWSLMHFILPNVFTSHTQFNIWFTDPLNQALDNLYSSNPLYKNENDLENKEKEEMNRNNMELVEKLHVIFRPYLLRRLKKDVEKQMPSKYEHVLKCTLTKRQQVLYDEFISLYNLNSKGLDKERLSYRSMLNILMQLRKICNHPDQLKSRDVQIPIEFNIEPLTLPSMFKVIETGSIYNRRNGDEESLVSETNGTYGNGMYGNGRNGSDRLIVDKRVTRRRLDLNLNSECLIHTLLRNYNASNNNGNNSITNLNNNITNGYNKTNGMGYAAQAGNSWGVDTRARGNGCSKTNLTNPNAEEALESVFNFNLKNDLEMNKMIEAYAPLVENFLVLPTKVVSRPIKLYYSGETGVNHNIRNDWLIREVTTKVFERDDKEYYAKNKVTLEAINSQYRLLFPSKRALNDDCGKFRVLGPLLLRLKSEGHRCIIYTQFSKMLDILENWINFMGFTYTRLDGSTKIDMRQKIVNRFNENTKIFLFISSTRSGGVGITLTGADTVIFYDTDWNPAIDRQAMDRCHRIGQTKDVNVYRLISEHTVEENIWRKQLQKRKLDDLIVDQGQFDIQHNAWFSNIDTLINIFQSKKDDDEEDNIYGKTILHESNVGETNLKGTGVKSLKMLIEVEDADDSMALKKLTKENEKINKEDFENDMINTIPGLVTYCIKFLLKYQTAALERQVELMKVKIQVEDYQNKQDDEEGDEDDIYTDYDSEDEVGEGSNEEEEEEDQEEEDDDDDE from the exons CTGGATAACCCAGgagaaatatataacttcAACGAACATGAAGTtaagaggaagataaaaaaggtACTGGTTAACaaagaaaatatatttaaaaaaggGTTAAAGCACGTGGAGGAGTACATGATTAATAACATGAGCATGATGATGggaaataataatgaacaGCTGAGAAGAATGGGACTGGAAAACATTAAGGTGGAAACAGAGTTCTTCTACAAGTTGGGAGGATCGTACGAAGACATGGGCGACCAGGTGGAGGAAGTTAATAGGAAGATAGAGGCGCTGCAGGGAGAGTTGAGCGAGTTGCACATGAAGATGGGAAAGTCGCAGCTGACGAAGCAGAATGAGCCCTCAATGCTGTACGCATACGTGAGTCAGACGTTGAACATAAAAGATAAGACGCTGGAGTACGAAGACATACTGCAGGAAATGAAGGATTTCCAGGACCTGGTAAACGACGAGCACAGAGAAAAGAGAAGGCTATTTAAGAATCTGATCATGGGCACGAGTAAGCAGATGCTGAAGGTGGAGCAGGAGTACCAGAAGAACGACGCAGAGAGAATGAAGCAGGTGCTGCAGCTCTACAAGAACGTGAGCAGCATGATGGACCTCTTctggaaaaaaatagaaaagtTCGCCTGGgagcacctgaagaaggaccTGCAGCAGGAGctgataaagaagaagaagcagaacCTGGACAAGTTCATACAGGACGCAATCAAAGTGTCAATCAACGACCAAGAAAGGTACATCTTCGACAAGAAAATTAAAGGAACGGGAGGAGA GAGAAAAGGAACCACAGCTCAGAGTGGCCAAAGTTCAAGTTCCACCAAGGTTGGCATAGACAAGAACGTGGCCGCAACTAGTAGTAGCAAGACGAAGACTAACGAGGATGAGGAGGAATTGGTTGAGGACGAGTATGTGTTTGATAAGGATGAGGAGAAGATGGAATTGGACGATTTGAAGCTTGAAGATGAGATGGATTCTGACAAGGAGGAGAATGAGTTGGACGACTTGCAGAAGGACTTGGAGATGCCACTGGAGGAGTTGTTGAAAATGTACAAACAACAGTCGAATGGTGATTTTGATGATGAGTACGAAGAGGAATTTTCAGATTATACAGAGGATCAGACACCAGATGATAATGATGACGAAATGCATAAGGATAATCAGGAATCACCTGTGGAACCAGCTGAACAGGATGCAGTTGTAGAACCAGATCAGGAGCATGAGTCACCTGTGGAAGTAGATCAGGATCAT GAGGAATTGGTTGAGGACGAGTATGTGTTTGACAAGGATGAGGAGAAGATGGAATTGGACGATTTGAAGCTTGAAGATGAGATGGATTCTGACAAGGAGGAGAATGAGTTGGACGACTTGCAGAAGGACTTGGAGATGCCACTGGAGGAGTTGTTGAAAATGTACAAACAACAGTCGAATGGTGATTTTGATGATGAGTACGAAGAGGAATTTTCAGATTATACAGAGGATCAGACACCAGATGATAATGACGACGAAATGCAACAGGATGATCAGGAATCAGTCACACGACAAGAAGATGATAATGGGTTATCAGAAGTGTCGGAAGATGACCTCTCAGACATGA CATCGAAAGAAAACACAGACTCCAAAGACGGGACAGAAGGTGGAGAAGTGAAGGTGCCCTTCCTGATCAAGGCAGTGCTGAGGCCGTACCAGAAGGAAGGACTGGGATGGCTAGTGTCACTGTACGAGAGAGGAATCAACGGAATATTGGCGGACGAAATGGGACTGGGAAAAACACTGCAAACAATATCACTCCTGGCGTACCTAGCGTGCTACAAGGAAAATTGGGGACCGCACATCATCATAGTGCCGACCTCGATACTGCTTAACTGGGTGATGGAGTTCAACAGGTTCTGCCCAGGCTTTAAGGTGCTAGCGTACTACGGAACGCCAGCAGAAAGAGCGAGAAGGCGAAGCGGATGGAACAGGCCGCACAGCTTCAACGTGCTGGTCTCCTCGTACAGCATCGTGGTGCAGGACGCGTACGTGCTGAAGAGAAGAGCGTGGGAGTACATGATACTGGACGAGGCGCAGAACATAAAAAACTTTAACTCGAAGCGCTGGCAGACGCTGCTGACGTTTAACACGAAGTATAGACTGCTGCTGACAGGAACGCCGCTGCAAAACTCGCTGCAGGAGCTGTGGTCGCTGATGCACTTCATACTGCCGAACGTGTTCACGTCGCACACGCAATTCAACATATGGTTCACAGACCCGCTTAACCAAGCATTGGATAACCTGTACAGCAGTAACCCCTTGTACAAAAATGAGAATGACTTGGAAAataaggagaaggaggaaatgAACAGAAACAACATGGAGCTGGTGGAAAAACTGCACGTGATATTCAGGCcgtacctgctgaggaGGCTTAAGAAGGACGTGGAGAAGCAGATGCCCTCGAAGTACGAGCACGTGCTTAAGTGCACGCTGACGAAGAGACAGCAGGTGCTATACGACGAGTTCATAAGCCTGTATAACCTGAACAGCAAGGGCCTGGACAAGGAGAGGCTGAGCTACAGAAGCATGCTCAACATACTGATGCAGCTGAGGAAAATATGTAACCACCCGGACCAGCTTAAGTCGAGAGACGTGCAGATCCCAATAGAGTTCAACATAGAGCCGCTGACGTTGCCCTCGATGTTTAAAGTGATAGAGACAGGATCAATATATAATCGCAGAAACGGAGATGAGGAGTCTTTGGTGAGTGAAACGAATGGAACTTATGGAAATGGTATGTATGGGAACGGACGAAATGGTAGTG acAGGCTGATAGTGGACAAGAGAGTAACCAGAAGAAGGCTGGACCTGAACCTTAATTCAGAGTGCCTAATACA CACGCTGCTGAGGAACTACAACGCCAGTAACAACAACGGCAATAACAGTATCACCAATTTGAATAACAACATCACTAACGGCTATAATAAGACTAATGGGATGGGATATGCAGCACAAGCAGGGAACAGCTGGGGAGTTGACACGAGGGCACGCGGAAACGGATGTAGTAAGACTAACCTGACGAACCCAAACGCAGAAGAGGCACTGGAGTCAGTGTTCAATTTTAATCTGAAGAACGACCTGGAGATGAATAAGATGATAGAAGCATACGCGCCGCTGGTGGAAAACTTTTTAGTGCTCCCGACAAAGGTAGTGAGCAGGCCAATCAAGCTGTACTACTCAGGAGAGACGGGAGTTAACCACAACATAAGAAACGACTGGCTAATAAGGGAGGTGACGACCAAAGTGTTCGAAAGAGACGACAAGGAGTACTACGCGAAGAACAAGGTGACGCTGGAGGCGATCAACTCGCAGTACAGGCTCCTCTTCCCGTCTAAAAGAGCGCTGAACGACGACTGCGGAAAGTTCAGAGTGCTGGGtccgctgctgctgaggctgAAGAGCGAAGGACACCGGTGCATAATATACACGCAGTTCTCTAAAATGCTCGACATTCTGGAGAACTGGATCAACTTCATGGGCTTCACGTACACGAGGCTCGACGGCTCCACAAAG aTTGACATGAGGCAGAAGATAGTGAACAGATTCAACGAAAACACAAAGATATTCCTCTTCATATCGTCAACGAGGTCAGGAGGAGTGGGAATAACGCTCACGGGAGCAGACACAGTTATATTCTACGACACGGACTGGAACCCAGCAATAGATAGACAAGCAATGGACAG GTGCCATAGAATTGGACAGACGAAGGACGTAAACGTGTATAGACTAATCAGTGAGCACACAGTGGAAGAAAACATATGGAGAAAGCAGCTGCAAAAGAGGAAGTTGGATGATCTGATAGTGGATCAAGGACAATTTGATATACAGCACAACGCATGGTTTTCAAACATTGACACACTGATAAACATATTCCAG agtaAGAAGGATGACGACGAAGAGGACAATATCTACGGAAAAACAATTCTGCACGAGAGTAATGTGGGTGAAACGAACCTGAAGGGAACAGGAGTGAAAAGCCTGAAGATGTTGATAGAAGTGGAAGACGCAGACGACTCAATGGCACTGAAAAAGTTAACAAAGGAGAACGAGAAGATAAACAAAGAG GACTTTGAAAATGACATGATCAACACAATACCAGGACTAGTGACGTACTGCATTAAGTTCCTGCTCAAGTATCAGACGGCAGCACTGGAAAGGCAAGTGGAGTTGATGAAAGTTAAAATCCAAGTTGAAGATTACCAGAATAAGCaagacgacgaggagggGGACGAAGATGATATATACACAGACTACGACTCGGAAGATGAAGTCGGTGAAGGCTCCaatgaagaggaggaggaggaagatcaggaagaagaagatgatgatgatgacGAGTAG
- a CDS encoding orotidine 5'-phosphate decarboxylase translates to MGFFSKLEGRMDLLNTILCLGLDPRVEQVDKFAKTDEFRRLFLENVKNNDRSYKKEESSTYVRLKLYCLHILDSTLDHVCSVKPNFAFFLAHATEGVQVLLEVCQYLRERDVPVLLDCKLGDIGSTTDYYKKFVFGQLKADACTVNSFMGTDVLRSFCTDSGGNFVNDVFVLAKCSNPSSRELQSALFKDDVPLYMRLIDQTESLGHKFGYVVGSNCVDAIKRIREKYDSYLLVPGVGSQGGDLEQTIKYGLNKDKRGLLVPISRAITDTDVSSIIGSQYLL, encoded by the exons ATGGGTTTCTTTAGTAAGTTGGAAGGTCGGATGGACCTCTTGAACACTATCCTCTGCCTCGGCCTCGATCCCAGGGTCGAGCAGGTGGACAAGTTTGCAAAAACCGACGAATTCAGGAGATTATTTCTAGAAAACGTAAAGAATAACGATCGTTCATACAAAAAGGAAGAGTCTTCCACATATGTTAGGCTCAAATTGTACTGTTTGCACATTCTTGACAGCACTCTGGACCACGTGTGCTCCGTCAAACCTAATTTTGCCTTCTTCTTGGCCCACGCCACCGAAGGTGTACAG GTGCTTTTGGAGGTTTGCCAGTACTTGCGGGAGCGCGACGTCCCAGTCCTGCTCGATTGCAAGCTCGGCGACATCGGCTCCACGACCGACTACTACAAAAAGTTCGTGTTCGGCCAGCTGAAGGCCGACGCTTGCACTGTTAACTCGTTCATGGGCACTGACGTTCTTCGGTCCTTTTGCACTGATTCCGGCGGCAATTTCGTAAACGACGTCTTCGTCCTTGCCAAGTGCTCCAATCCCTCCTCTCGGGAGCTCCAGTCTGCTCTTTTCAAGGACGATGTTCCCCTGTACATGCGTCTCATCGACCAGACTGAGTCTCTGG GTCACAAATTTGGCTACGTCGTTGGCTCCAATTGCGTTGACGCCATTAAGAGGATCCGCGAGAAGTACGATTCCTACCTTTTGGTCCCCGGTGTCGGTTCACAGGGTGGCGACCTTGAGCAGACTATAAAATACG GTCTAAATAAGGATAAAAGGGGTCTTTTGGTTCCTATTTCTCGTGCTATTACTGACACTGATGTAAGTTCTATTATTGGCTCTCAGtatttactttaa